One region of Cucurbita pepo subsp. pepo cultivar mu-cu-16 chromosome LG03, ASM280686v2, whole genome shotgun sequence genomic DNA includes:
- the LOC111791805 gene encoding vacuolar protein-sorting-associated protein 37 homolog 1-like has translation MFKFWGSQEEQVRPPQDVTTQSWYPPSVSSSRPATPGSTSSNHSSPQRLSGRPQSPSHVSPAEAAGIISALKDKSVDELRKLLSDKDAYNQFLLSLDQIKTQNNLKDELRKETLQLASENLEKEPCIMELRNQCRIIRTTELAAAEEKLNELDRKKEDIMKLCSPASLLKRLQERMKETEEESEKVHMQLLEREIDLSSFTHKYKKLRMNYHRRALIQLAARTT, from the exons ATGTTCAAGTTttg GGGATCTCAAGAGGAACAGGTGCGTCCTCCACAAGATGTTACCACACAGTCATGGTATCCACCCTCTGTTAGCTCCTCTCGCCCTGCAACCCCAGGTAGCACCTCCTCCAATCATTCCAGTCCACAAAGGCTTTCTGGTAGGCCACAGTCTCCATCACACGTTTCCCCTGCTGAAGCTGCCGGCATTATTTCTGCTTTGAAGGACAAAAG TGTTGATGAGTTGCGAAAGCTTTTGTCAGACAAGGATGCATATAATCAGTTCCTCCTTTCACTTGACCAGATCAAAACTCAGAACAAT CTAAAAGATGAGCTGCGCAAGGAAACTCTTCAGCTTGCTA GTGAGAACTTGGAAAAGGAACCATGCATCATGGAACTCAGAAACCAG TGCAGAATTATTCGGACAACGGAACTGGCAGCGGCCGAGGAGAAGCTAAACGAGCTTGACCGAAAGAAAGAGGACATTATGAAGCTCTGTTCTCCTGCTTCACTTCTCAAAAGGCTTCAAG agagaatgaaagagacAGAAGAGGAGTCGGAGAAGGTGCACATGCAGCTCcttgagagagagatagatTTGAGTTCATTTACTCATAAATACAAGAAGCTGCGTATGAATTACCACCGGCGAGCTCTCATTCAACTTGCTGCCAGAACCACCTGA
- the LOC111791287 gene encoding uncharacterized protein LOC111791287: MLLTLTLPWWNARRQVVPLHLLLPSLYEPPQPSPTHTHTGFYRHHNFKMGPLLRLTMAASVLIGCINIVAATNEYDIIHIGGKVLCQDCTQGWNEWINGKPLKDCKVSVTCLDERSRVIHYTSDLTDELGQFDIKMEKVMHGKKLNPKKCSVRLVSSPDPSCNTMTDFAGGRSGVQLRGPSLVYRDLVKYVLGPFYFTSPMCEEPDTDGSDDNGGGSNY; this comes from the exons ATGTTGCTTACCTTGACGCTCCCATGGTGGAACGCACGTCGGCAAGTAGTGCCTCTCCACCTCCTTCTTCCTTCGCTATATGAACCTCCGCAACCCTCACCCACCCACACACACACTGGCTTTTACAGACACCACAACTTCAAGATGGGACCTCTATTGCGGCTCACAATGGCGGCTTCTGTTCTAATCGGCTGCATCAACATTGTAGCAGCGACGAACGAATACGACATCATTCATATCGGCGGAAAAGTTCTCTGCCAGGACTGCACCCAGGGGTGGAACGAGTGGATCAATGGCAAACCGCTCAAAG ATTGTAAGGTATCTGTAACGTGTTTGGACGAGAGAAGCAGAGTGATACACTATACGAGTGATCTAACGGACGAATTAGGGcaatttgatatcaaaatgGAAAAGGTGATGCACGGCAAGAAATTGAACCCCAAGAAATGCTCGGTTCGGCTCGTTTCGTCTCCGGATCCGTCCTGCAACACCATGACTGATTTTGCCGGCGGCCGCTCTGGCGTTCAACTCCGGGGACCGAGCTTGGTGTATCGCGATTTGGTCAAGTACGTGCTAGGACCATTTTACTTCACTTCGCCTATGTGCGAGGAACCTGATACAGATGGCTCCGATGATAACGGTGGGGGGAGTAATTACTGA
- the LOC111790904 gene encoding DEAD-box ATP-dependent RNA helicase 38, with protein MADPAAPDSTTSNASTAAAAVTATTPPVVTPVPKRAWGDEEDDDVGDAGDSSSAPSEYMESLKIQDEKTLEEPEDSNITAVTTGDTPYSSASTFEDLNLSPEILKGLYVEMKFQKPSKIQAISLPMILTPPYKDLIAQAHNGSGKTTCFVLGMLSRVDVNLKAPQAFCICPTRELAMQNIEVLKKMGKYTGITSECAVPADSANYVPMSKRPPITAQVVIGTPGTIKKWMSSRKLGVSCVKILVFDEADHMLSEDGFRDDSLRIMRDIEKSSPHCQVLLFSATFDETVKNFVSRVVKDYNQLFVKKEELSLEGVKQYKVICPYELAKIRIIKDRIFELGEKLGQTIIFVRTRNSASMLHKALVDYGYDVTTIQGALTTEDRDKIIKEFKDGLTKVLISTDLLSRGFDQQQVNLVINYDLPLKYESSSEAMKFRSSSQSEPNYEVYLHRIGRAGRFGRKGAVFNLLCGDVEIMRMDKIQNHFNSEVTEVRDSDEDIQAALKTAGLL; from the exons ATGGCAGATCCCGCGGCTCCAGACTCTACCACCAGCAACGCCTctaccgccgccgccgccgttaCCGCCACTACCCCACCCGTAGTTACACCAGTTCCCAAACGTGCTTGGGGcgatgaagaagacgatgatgtAGGCGATGCTGGAGATTCATCCTCTGCGCCTTCCGAGTACATGGAATCTCTTAAAATCCAAGACGAAAAAACTCTTGAAGAACCCGAAGACTCTAACATCACAGCG GTGACAACTGGTGATACTCCATATTCATCAGCCAGTACTTTTGAGGATCTGAATCTATCTCCAGAGATTTTGAAGGGGTTGTATGTTGAGATGAAATTCCAAAAGCCAAGTAAAATTCAAGCTATAAGTCTACCTATGATCTTGACTCCTCCGTACAAAGATTTAATAGCTCAAGCACACAATGGTTCTGGAAAAACTACTTGTTTTGTGCTTGGGATGTTGAGTCGCGTTGATGTGAACTTGAAGGCTCCTCAGGCATTTTGCATATGTCCTACAAGGGAGTTAGCCATGCAG AATATTGAAGTTCTtaagaaaatgggaaaataCACTGGGATAACTTCAGAGTGTGCAGTTCCTGCCGACAGTGCTAACTATGTACCTATGTCAAAGCGACCACCAATAACTGCACAAGTTGTGATTGGAACTCCTGGCACAATAAAGAAATGGATGTCATCGAGGAAGCTGGGCGTAAGTTGCGTGAAGATTCTTGTTTTTGATGAGGCTGATCATATGCTTAGCGAG GATGGCTTTAGGGATGATTCGTTGAGAATCATGAGGGACATTGAGAAAAGTAGCCCTCATTGCCAG GTGCTTCTGTTCTCTGCTACATTCGATGAGACTGTTAAAAACTTTGTCTCTAGGGTTGTCAAAGACTACAACCAACTTTTTGTTAAGAAGGAAGAACTATCCTTGGAGGGTGTGAAGCAATACAAGGTGATATGTCCATATGAATTAGCAAAAATTCGGATCATAAAAGATAGAATTTTTGAACTTGGAGAGAAATTGGGTCAGACAATTATATTTGTGCGCACAAGAAACAGTGCAAGCATGTTACATAAGGCACTGGTTGATTATGGTTATGATGTGACTACCATTCAAGGGGCACTGACGACTGAAGATAgagacaaaataataaaagagttTAAGGATGGTTTGACCAAAGTTCTCATTTCGACTGACCTTCTATCTCGAGGGTTTGACCAGCAACAG gTCAATCTAGTTATCAATTATGATCTTCCTCTGAAATATGAATCTTCTTCAGAAGCGATGAAATTCAGATCTTCCTCACAATCTGAGCCTAACTATGAGGTGTACCTCCATAGAATTGGTCGGGCAGGTCGTTTTGGGCGCAAGG GAGCTGTGTTTAACTTGCTCTGTGGTGATGTGGAGATCATGCGAATGGACAAAATTCAGAACCATTTTAACTCTGAAGTAACAGAG GTTCGGGACTCTGATGAGGACATTCAAGCAGCCTTGAAAACTGCTGGATTGCTTTGA
- the LOC111790905 gene encoding aspartic proteinase-like protein 2 isoform X2: MRAFSSLILALAAVVLPAAVVYCGFPVPLLSLQRAFPSSRPVQLETLRARDRLRHARMLQGVVDFSVEGSSDPLLIGLYFTKVKLGTPPREFTVQIDTGSDILWVNCNSCNGCPTSSGLGIQLNFFDASISSSSSLISCSDPICKSAFQTTGTQCLSQSKPCSYTFQYGDGSGTSGYYVSESMYFDMVMGPSMIVNSSATVVFGCSTYQSGDLTKSDHAIDGIFGFGPGDLSVISQLSARGVTPKVFSHCLKGEGNGGGILVLGEVLEPGIVYSPLVPSQPHYNLYLQSIAVNGQTLPIDPSVFATSNNRGTIVDSGTTLAYLVEEAYTPFVNAITAAVSQSVTPTISKGNQCYLVSTSVGEIFPLVSLNFAGSASMVLKPEQYLMHLGFYDGAALWCIGFQKVQEGVTILGGFNSSLHYHTVSHDSTDQCARGLYVEDCWEGV; encoded by the exons ATGCGGGCTTTCTCTTCCTTGATCTTGGCCTTAGCTGCCGTTGTTCTGCCGGCAGCGGTGGTTTACTGCGGCTTCCCCGTCCCACTTCTCTCTCTGCAGAGGGCCTTCCCTTCTTCTCGCCCTGTCCAACTCGAAACCCTTAGAGCTCGGGACCGACTAAGGCATGCCAGAATGTTGCAAGGTGTCGTCGACTTCTCAGTCGAAGGTTCTTCCGATCCATTGCTCATCGG GCTTTACTTTACGAAAGTCAAATTGGGCACTCCCCCAAGGGAATTTACGGTGCAGATCGACACTGGAAGTGATATTTTGTGGGTGAACTGCAATTCCTGCAATGGATGCCCCACATCAAGTGGACTTGGA ATTCAACTAAATTTCTTTGATGCTTCCATCTCATCAAGTTCTTCACTCATCTCCTGTTCTGACCCAATATGCAAGTCTGCATTCCAAACAACTGGAACACAGTGTCTATCTCAGAGTAAACCATGCAGTTACACCTTTCAGTATGGTGATGGAAGTGGAACATCAGGTTATTATGTATCTGAGTCCATGTACTTCGACATGGTTATGGGACCTTCTATGATTGTTAACTCTTCAGCTACTGTTGTTTTTGG TTGTAGCACCTATCAGTCAGGAGACTTGACTAAATCAGACCATGCAATTGATGGCATTTTTGGATTTGGCCCCGGGGATTTGTCTGTCATATCACAGTTGTCAGCTCGAGGGGTAACCCCTAAAGTATTTTCCCATTGTttaaaaggagaaggaaatggTGGCGGTATATTGGTTCTTGGTGAGGTTTTGGAGCCAGGCATTGTGTATAGCCCACTCGTGCCCTCTCA GCCTCACTATAACTTATACCTGCAAAGCATTGCTGTCAATGGTCAGACACTGCCAATTGATCCATCTGTGTTTGCAACATCAAACAATCGAGGAACTATTGTAGACTCTGGGACAACATTGGCTTACCTTGTTGAAGAAGCTTATACTCCGTTTGTCAACGCT ATAACTGCTGCTGTTTCCCAATCTGTGACTCCTACTATTTCAAAGGGCAACCAGTGTTATCTAGTATCCACCAG TGTAGGCGAGATATTTCCTCTGGTTAGCTTAAACTTCGCGGGCAGTGCATCTATGGTGTTAAAACCTGAACAATATCTTATGCATCTTGGCTTTTAT GATGGTGCTGCATTATGGTGTATTGGTTTTCAGAAAGTTCAGGAAGGAGTAACGATTTTAGGAG GATTCAACAGTTCATTACATTACCACACTGTATCACACGACTCCACGGATCAATGTGCACGTGGACtttatgttgaggattgttgggagggagtctaa
- the LOC111790905 gene encoding aspartic proteinase-like protein 2 isoform X1 translates to MRAFSSLILALAAVVLPAAVVYCGFPVPLLSLQRAFPSSRPVQLETLRARDRLRHARMLQGVVDFSVEGSSDPLLIGLYFTKVKLGTPPREFTVQIDTGSDILWVNCNSCNGCPTSSGLGIQLNFFDASISSSSSLISCSDPICKSAFQTTGTQCLSQSKPCSYTFQYGDGSGTSGYYVSESMYFDMVMGPSMIVNSSATVVFGCSTYQSGDLTKSDHAIDGIFGFGPGDLSVISQLSARGVTPKVFSHCLKGEGNGGGILVLGEVLEPGIVYSPLVPSQPHYNLYLQSIAVNGQTLPIDPSVFATSNNRGTIVDSGTTLAYLVEEAYTPFVNAITAAVSQSVTPTISKGNQCYLVSTSVGEIFPLVSLNFAGSASMVLKPEQYLMHLGFYDGAALWCIGFQKVQEGVTILGDIVMKDKIFVYDLARQRIGWANYDCSQAVNVSVTSEKNRFVNAGQLSVSGSTRDKLLQSSTMEALAVLVSLSLFIHFQLLRR, encoded by the exons ATGCGGGCTTTCTCTTCCTTGATCTTGGCCTTAGCTGCCGTTGTTCTGCCGGCAGCGGTGGTTTACTGCGGCTTCCCCGTCCCACTTCTCTCTCTGCAGAGGGCCTTCCCTTCTTCTCGCCCTGTCCAACTCGAAACCCTTAGAGCTCGGGACCGACTAAGGCATGCCAGAATGTTGCAAGGTGTCGTCGACTTCTCAGTCGAAGGTTCTTCCGATCCATTGCTCATCGG GCTTTACTTTACGAAAGTCAAATTGGGCACTCCCCCAAGGGAATTTACGGTGCAGATCGACACTGGAAGTGATATTTTGTGGGTGAACTGCAATTCCTGCAATGGATGCCCCACATCAAGTGGACTTGGA ATTCAACTAAATTTCTTTGATGCTTCCATCTCATCAAGTTCTTCACTCATCTCCTGTTCTGACCCAATATGCAAGTCTGCATTCCAAACAACTGGAACACAGTGTCTATCTCAGAGTAAACCATGCAGTTACACCTTTCAGTATGGTGATGGAAGTGGAACATCAGGTTATTATGTATCTGAGTCCATGTACTTCGACATGGTTATGGGACCTTCTATGATTGTTAACTCTTCAGCTACTGTTGTTTTTGG TTGTAGCACCTATCAGTCAGGAGACTTGACTAAATCAGACCATGCAATTGATGGCATTTTTGGATTTGGCCCCGGGGATTTGTCTGTCATATCACAGTTGTCAGCTCGAGGGGTAACCCCTAAAGTATTTTCCCATTGTttaaaaggagaaggaaatggTGGCGGTATATTGGTTCTTGGTGAGGTTTTGGAGCCAGGCATTGTGTATAGCCCACTCGTGCCCTCTCA GCCTCACTATAACTTATACCTGCAAAGCATTGCTGTCAATGGTCAGACACTGCCAATTGATCCATCTGTGTTTGCAACATCAAACAATCGAGGAACTATTGTAGACTCTGGGACAACATTGGCTTACCTTGTTGAAGAAGCTTATACTCCGTTTGTCAACGCT ATAACTGCTGCTGTTTCCCAATCTGTGACTCCTACTATTTCAAAGGGCAACCAGTGTTATCTAGTATCCACCAG TGTAGGCGAGATATTTCCTCTGGTTAGCTTAAACTTCGCGGGCAGTGCATCTATGGTGTTAAAACCTGAACAATATCTTATGCATCTTGGCTTTTAT GATGGTGCTGCATTATGGTGTATTGGTTTTCAGAAAGTTCAGGAAGGAGTAACGATTTTAGGAG ATATAGTTATGAAAGACAAGATATTTGTATATGACTTGGCTCGCCAGCGAATTGGGTGGGCAAATTATGATT GTTCCCAAGCGGTAAACGTATCAGTCACATCTGAGAAGAACAGGTTCGTGAATGCAGGACAGTTGAGCGTGAGCGGTTCGACCCGAGATAAACTCCTCCAATCATCAACTATGGAAGCATTAGCAGTGTTAGTGAGTCTCAGTTTGTTCATCCATTTCCAGCTTCTTCGACGTTAA
- the LOC111790905 gene encoding aspartic proteinase-like protein 2 isoform X3 — MLRLYFTKVKLGTPPREFTVQIDTGSDILWVNCNSCNGCPTSSGLGIQLNFFDASISSSSSLISCSDPICKSAFQTTGTQCLSQSKPCSYTFQYGDGSGTSGYYVSESMYFDMVMGPSMIVNSSATVVFGCSTYQSGDLTKSDHAIDGIFGFGPGDLSVISQLSARGVTPKVFSHCLKGEGNGGGILVLGEVLEPGIVYSPLVPSQPHYNLYLQSIAVNGQTLPIDPSVFATSNNRGTIVDSGTTLAYLVEEAYTPFVNAITAAVSQSVTPTISKGNQCYLVSTSVGEIFPLVSLNFAGSASMVLKPEQYLMHLGFYDGAALWCIGFQKVQEGVTILGDIVMKDKIFVYDLARQRIGWANYDCSQAVNVSVTSEKNRFVNAGQLSVSGSTRDKLLQSSTMEALAVLVSLSLFIHFQLLRR, encoded by the exons ATGCTCAGGCTTTACTTTACGAAAGTCAAATTGGGCACTCCCCCAAGGGAATTTACGGTGCAGATCGACACTGGAAGTGATATTTTGTGGGTGAACTGCAATTCCTGCAATGGATGCCCCACATCAAGTGGACTTGGA ATTCAACTAAATTTCTTTGATGCTTCCATCTCATCAAGTTCTTCACTCATCTCCTGTTCTGACCCAATATGCAAGTCTGCATTCCAAACAACTGGAACACAGTGTCTATCTCAGAGTAAACCATGCAGTTACACCTTTCAGTATGGTGATGGAAGTGGAACATCAGGTTATTATGTATCTGAGTCCATGTACTTCGACATGGTTATGGGACCTTCTATGATTGTTAACTCTTCAGCTACTGTTGTTTTTGG TTGTAGCACCTATCAGTCAGGAGACTTGACTAAATCAGACCATGCAATTGATGGCATTTTTGGATTTGGCCCCGGGGATTTGTCTGTCATATCACAGTTGTCAGCTCGAGGGGTAACCCCTAAAGTATTTTCCCATTGTttaaaaggagaaggaaatggTGGCGGTATATTGGTTCTTGGTGAGGTTTTGGAGCCAGGCATTGTGTATAGCCCACTCGTGCCCTCTCA GCCTCACTATAACTTATACCTGCAAAGCATTGCTGTCAATGGTCAGACACTGCCAATTGATCCATCTGTGTTTGCAACATCAAACAATCGAGGAACTATTGTAGACTCTGGGACAACATTGGCTTACCTTGTTGAAGAAGCTTATACTCCGTTTGTCAACGCT ATAACTGCTGCTGTTTCCCAATCTGTGACTCCTACTATTTCAAAGGGCAACCAGTGTTATCTAGTATCCACCAG TGTAGGCGAGATATTTCCTCTGGTTAGCTTAAACTTCGCGGGCAGTGCATCTATGGTGTTAAAACCTGAACAATATCTTATGCATCTTGGCTTTTAT GATGGTGCTGCATTATGGTGTATTGGTTTTCAGAAAGTTCAGGAAGGAGTAACGATTTTAGGAG ATATAGTTATGAAAGACAAGATATTTGTATATGACTTGGCTCGCCAGCGAATTGGGTGGGCAAATTATGATT GTTCCCAAGCGGTAAACGTATCAGTCACATCTGAGAAGAACAGGTTCGTGAATGCAGGACAGTTGAGCGTGAGCGGTTCGACCCGAGATAAACTCCTCCAATCATCAACTATGGAAGCATTAGCAGTGTTAGTGAGTCTCAGTTTGTTCATCCATTTCCAGCTTCTTCGACGTTAA
- the LOC111790907 gene encoding LOW QUALITY PROTEIN: polyadenylate-binding protein 7-like (The sequence of the model RefSeq protein was modified relative to this genomic sequence to represent the inferred CDS: inserted 2 bases in 1 codon): MQNPHSLKSDSCNRHRHYSKEGSDYQTSGVRDFPFVMAAVPQTAVHASPASLYVGDLHPDVTDGQLFDAFSGFKSLASVRICRDSATGRSLSYGYVNFMSPQDATNAIEAMNHRMLNGRAIRVMWSRRDPGARKSGIGNVFVKNLSDSINGLGLQELFKKFGNVLSSKVVTSDDGKSKGYGFVQFESEESAKAAIESLNGFTIGDKQIYVGKFIWKSERVLANPDVKYTNLYVKNLDSEIGEEHLQEKFSEFGKISSMIISRDENGMSRGFGFINFVNPDDAKRALEALNGSQLGSKRIYIARAQKKTEREEVLRRRYEEKCKEQVLKYKGSNVYVKNIDDGVTDEELRELFSPCGTITSSKLMRDDKGINKGFGFVCFSNPDEAKRAVNSLQGYMFHGKPLYLAIAQRKVDRQMQLRNQFAQRMAAMLGQSTIFQGGCTPYYYPAPCVVPQVPSRSGLTFQPLGMNPAWRANAFTSPARPAFQPTPVPIIPNASRQPRQNRGKINGPMLSHQNGVQSVYYMHNSQDAHQPGVTDKSSGNQQWTGQVKYVPNARPCERNKTSGVSAAAFNSAGDVSQGSQILSSILSSSPPDQQKQILGEHLYPLVQKCKPELAAKITGMLLEMDNSELLLLLESPESLVAKVEEAVQVLKISKSKLSNQDSXISIPAELAVSAAKREPKLLQL; encoded by the exons ATGCAGAATCCTCACTCTCTAAAATC AGATTCCTGTAACCGTCATCGGCATTATTCCAAAGAAGGAAGTGATTACCAGACTTCAG GAGTTCGCGATTTCCCTTTTGTAATGGCGGCGGTTCCTCAGACGGCGGTTCATGCCTCTCCGGCTTCGCTCTATGTTGGCGACCTTCATCCTGATGTCACTGATGGTCAGCTCTTTGATGCTTTCTCTGGATTCAAGAGCCTCGCCTCTGTTCGTATCTGTAGAGATTCCGCCACTGGACGCTCTCTCTCTTATGGCTACGTCAATTTCATGTCTCCGCAAGACg CTACCAACGCGATAGAGGCAATGAATCACAGAATGCTCAATGGAAGAGCGATTCGAGTCATGTGGTCACGCCGCGATCCTGGTGCAAGAAAAAGTGGAATTGGAAACGTGTTTGTTAAG AACTTGAGCGATTCAATCAATGGTTTAGGACTTCAAGAGCtatttaagaaatttggaAATGTTCTGTCCAGCAAAGTAGTCACATCCGATGATGGGAAGAGCAAAGGATACGGCTTTGTTCAATTTGAGTCTGAGGAGTCCGCAAAAGCTGCCATAGAGTCACTGAATGGTTTTACCATTGGGGATAAGCAGAT ATATGTCGGAAAGTTTATCTGGAAGAGTGAACGAGTCTTGGCCAATCCTGATGTTAAATACACCAATTTGTATGTGAAAAATCTTGACTCAGAGATCGGGGAAGAGCATTTGCAGGAAAAGTTTTCTGAGTTCGGAAAGATTTCCAGCATGATTATTTCAAGGGATGAGAATGGAATGTCAAGAGGTTTTGGCTTTATAAACTTTGTGAACCCTGATGATGCGAAACGGGCATTAGAAGCACTTAATGGATCGCAACTGG GTTCTAAGCGTATCTACATTGCACGGGCACAGAAGAAGACAGAGCGTGAGGAAGTATTACGTCGACGTTACGAAGAGAAATGTAAAGAGCAGGTCTTAAAATATAAG GGCTCAAATGTGTATGTGAAGAACATTGACGATGGTGTTACTGATGAAGAACTAAGAGAGCTTTTCAGTCCGTGTGGCACCATCACTTCATCAAAACTTATGCGAGATGACAAGGGAATAAACAAAGGGTTTGGATTTGTCTGCTTCTCCAATCCTGACGAAGCTAAAAGAGCCGTGAACAGTTTGCAAG GATATATGTTTCACGGGAAGCCACTCTATTTGGCTATAGCACAAAGAAAAGTGGATAGACAAATGCAACTGAGGAATCAGTTTGCACAACGGATGGCAGCGATGCTAGGACAGTCAACAATTTTTCAGGGTGGATGCACACCTTATTATTACCCAGCACCATGTGTTGTTCCACAAGTTCCATCTCGTTCAGGTTTGACGTTTCAGCCTTTAGGAATGAACCCTGCGTGGAGAGCTAATGCCTTCACATCTCCTGCAAGACCTGCTTTTCAACCTACACCTGTACCTATT ATTCCGAATGCTTCGAGGCAACCCAGGCAAAACAGAGGCAAAATAAATGGACCAATGCTTTCTCATCAAAATGGTGTCCAATCTGTCTATTATATGCACAATTCACAAGATGCCCATCAACCAGGAGTTACTGATAAATCATCCGGCAATCAGCAG TGGACCGGACAGGTTAAGTATGTCCCAAATGCTCGCCCAtgtgaaagaaacaaaacttctGGAGTCTCAGCTGCCGCTTTTAATTCTGCTGGAGATGTCTCTCAGGGATCCCAAATACTGAGCAGCATCCTTTCTTCCTCTCCCCCAGACCAACAAAAACAGATCCTTGGGGAGCACCTCTACCCCCTTGTCCAAAAATGCAAG CCGGAGCTTGCTGCGAAGATTACTGGGATGCTTCTGGAGATGGACAACTCGGAATTACTGCTTCTGTTAGAGTCACCTGAATCTCTAGTTGCCAAGGTTGAAGAAGCAGTGCAGGTGCTTAAGATCTCAAAGAGTAAGCTGTCCAACCAAGACTC GATTTCCATACCGGCTGAGCTTGCAGTCAGCGCAGCTAAAAGGGAACCAAAACTGCTCCAACTTTAA
- the LOC111790908 gene encoding golgin subfamily A member 6-like protein 22, with product MANTCSKTGKLGAVVLKIGIPLACSAAGGICAIMMEKLMENRHFSSHNCSSFSIPLEDEEISETEEQKANVEKKVIQSLKDRVEELEKKEVEIEKQFIRYQNLKEREALLVEMKNTLVMDMGHISFLEREVLWMEEESKRFEGLVSEYLGVAEQVEGQRTENRLLVREVKKIKKRLKEQSKMIREKNLEIEDCKTKLEMETKRRMLEKVGNEVRELNRQMAELKIKEEKAVTSENLEKLSNEVNQLKDAIEMLRKQEQQEQEQEQEQQEQEQEQQGQKENPDHKALDRKESSSDKTNSTRTKLLHRIICIGGNTL from the exons ATGGCAAATACATGTTCAAAAACTGGTAAGTTGGGGGCAGTGGTATTAAAAATTGGCATTCCTCTAGCTTGTTCTGCCGCAGGTGGCATATGCGCCATAATGATGGAAAAACTCATGGAAAATAGGCACTTTAGCAGCCAtaattgttcttcattttcaattcctTTAGAGGATGAGGAAATTTCAGAAACAGAGGAACAAAAAGCCAATGTTGAGAAGAAGGTAATTCAAAGCTTAAAAGACAGAGTTGAAGagcttgaaaaaaaagaagtggaAATAGAGAAGCAGTTCATTAGgtaccaaaatttaaaagaaagggAAGCTTTGCTGGTGGAGATGAAGAACACCTTGGTTATGGATATGGGTCATATCAGTTTCTTGGAAAGGGAGGTTTTGTGgatggaagaagaaagcaagagGTTTGAGGGTTTGGTGTCAGAATATTTGGGAGTTGCAGAGCAGGTGGAAGGGCAAAGAACAGAGAACAGGTTGCTTGTGAGAGAAGTAAAGAAGATTAAGAAGAGATTGAAGGAACAATCGAAGATGATAAGAGAGAAGAATTTGGAGATTGAAGATTGTAAAACGAAACTTGAAATGGAAACGAAGAGAAGGATGTTAGAGAAGGTGGGGAATGAAGTAAGAGAGTTGAATAGGCAAATGGCTGAATTAAag atcaaagaagaaaaggcaGTGACAAGTGAGAATTTGGAGAAGCTTTCAAATGAAGTGAATCAGTTGAAAGATGCAATTGAGATGTTAAGAAAGCAAGAACAACAGGAGCAAGAACAGGAGCAAGAACAGCAAGAACAGGAGCAAGAACAGCAAGGGCAGAAAGAAAATCCAGATCACAAAGCTCTGGATCGAAAGGAATCGTCGTCTGATAAAACTAACTCCACAAGGACAAAGCTTCTTCATAGAATAATCTGTATTGGGGGAAATACTTTATAA